The following proteins come from a genomic window of Athalia rosae chromosome 1, iyAthRosa1.1, whole genome shotgun sequence:
- the LOC105693386 gene encoding alpha-actinin, sarcomeric isoform X3 yields the protein MNDMEAYGDGYMEPEEEWEREGLLDPAWEKQQKKTFTAWCNSHLRKAGTAIESIEDDFRNGLKLMLLLEVISGETLPRPDRGKMRFHKIANVNKALDYIASKGVKLVSIGAEEIVDGNLKMTLGMIWTIILRFAIQDISVEEMTAKEGLLLWCQRKTAPYKNVNVQNFHLSFKDGLAFCALIHRHRPDLIDYNKLSKDNPLENLNTAFDVAEKYLDIPRMLDPDDLINTPKPDERAIMTYVSCYYHAFQGAQQVNMRNTAMPDERAVMTYVSSYYHCFSGAQKAETAANRICKVLKVNQENERLMEEYERLASDLLEWIRRTMPWLASRQTDNSLAGCQKKLEEYRTYRRKHKPPRVEQKAKLETNFNTLQTKLRLSNRPAYMPTEGKMVSDINKAWKGLELGEKAFEEWLLSEMMRLERLEHLAQKFKHKADAHEDWTSGKEEMLTSQIFRQCKLNELKALKKKHEAFESDLAAHQDRVEQIAAIAQELNTLEYHDSASVNARCQRICDQWDRLGTLTQRRRQALDEAERILEKIDVLHLEFAKRAAPFNNWLDGTREDLVDMFIVHTMEEIQGLMDAHAAFKATLGEADKEYNSIVGLVREVESIVKQFQIPGGLENPYTTLTALDLTKKWSDVRQLVPQRDGTLAAELRKQQNNEMLRRQFAEKANAVGPWMERQLDAVTAIGMGLQGTLEDQLHRLKEYESAVYQYKAHLEELEKIHQAVQEGMIFENRYTQYTMETLRVGWEQLLTSINRNINEVENQILTRDSKGITQDQLNEFRSSFNHFDKNRTGRLAPDEFKSCLVSLGYSIGKDRQGDIDFQRILAIVDPNSSGFVHFDAFLDFMTRESTDTDTAEQVIDSFRILAGDKPYILADELRRELPPDQAEYCIHRMPPFKGANAIPGALDYRSFSTALYGESDL from the exons ATGAACGACATGGAGGCATATGGGGATGGGTACATGGAACCCGAAGAAGAGTGGGAACGCGAGGGTCTCCTAGACCCGGCCTGGGAGAAGCAGCAGAAAAAA ACTTTTACAGCCTGGTGTAACTCACATCTCCGTAAGGCTGGAACTGCGATCGAATCAATCGAAGACGACTTCAGAAATGGGCTGAAGCTTATGTTGCTGCTGGAGGTAATATCCGGCGAGACCCTCCCAAGGCCCGACCGTGGCAAGATGCGTTTCCACAAAATTGCAAATGTGAACAAGGCTCTTGACTACATTGCCAGTAAAGGAGTCAAACTTGTTTCCATTGGTGCCGAAG AAATCGTTGATGGTAACCTGAAGATGACTCTGGGAATGATCTGGACCATCATTCTTAGATTCGCTATCCAAGATATCTCTGTGGAAGAGATGACTGCTAAAGAGGGACTTCTTCTGTGGTGTCAACGTAAGACAGCACCTTATAAGAACGTCAATGTTCAGAACTTCCATCTGTCATTCAAGGATGGATTGGCATTCTGTGCTTTGATCCATCGCCATCGTCCTGACCTCATCGATTACAACAAGCTCAGCAAGGACAATCCTCTGGAAAATTTGAACACCGCTTTCGACGTTGCTGAGAAGTACCTAGATATCCCACGCATGTTGGACCCAGATG ATTTGATCAACACCCCGAAGCCGGATGAACGTGCGATCATGACCTACGTTTCCTGCTACTACCACGCGTTCCAGGGCGCCCAGCAGGTCA ACATGAGAAATACTGCTATGCCTGACGAGAGAGCAGTGATGACTTATGTATCGTCATACTACCATTGCTTTAGTGGCGCTCAGAAg GCAGAGACTGCTGCCAACAGGATCTGCAAAGTGTTGAAGGTAAATCAGGAAAATGAGAGACTTATGGAGGAGTATGAGCGACTTGCATCAGATTTGTTGGAATGGATAAGGCGAACTATGCCATGGCTAGCAAGTCGCCAGACAGATAATTCGCTGGCTGGATGTCAGAAAAAACTTGAGGAGTACAGGACGTACCGCCGCAAGCACAAGCCCCCTCGTGTCGAACAGAAAGCTAAACTTGAGACCAATTTCAATACTCTGCAAACTAAATTGAGGCTTAGCAATCGTCCTGCTTACATGCCCACTGAAGGAAAGATGGTCTCTGATATCAACAAAGCATGGAAAG GTCTTGAGCTTGGAGAGAAGGCATTCGAAGAATGGCTCCTATCAGAAATGATGCGCCTCGAACGTCTTGAGCATCTTGCTCAAAAGTTCAAGCACAAGGCAGATGCTCATGAAGATTGGACCTCTGGCAAAGAAGAAATGTTGACATCTCAAATCTTCCGTCAGTGTAAACTCAATGAATTAAAggcgctgaaaaaaaaacacgaggcCTTTGAATCTGATCTTGCCGCACACCAGGATAGAGTTGAGCAAATTGCTGCCATTGCTCAGGAGTTAAA CACCCTAGAATACCACGATAGCGCCTCAGTTAATGCAAGGTGCCAGCGTATCTGTGACCAGTGGGATAGGCTTGGAACCCTGACTCAGCGCAGACGCCAGGCTCTTGATGAAGCGGAAAGAATTCTGGAAAAGATCGATGTCCTTCATCTGGAATTCGCCAAACGTGCCGCG CCCTTCAACAACTGGTTAGATGGCACTCGCGAGGATTTGGTAGACATGTTTATCGTTCACACAATGGAAGAAATTCAAGGACTTATGGATGCTCATGCTGCATTCAAAGCTACGCTAGGAGAGGCTGATAAGGAATACAACTCAATTGTTGGTTTGGTTCGCGAAGTCGAGTCAATAGTTAAACAGTTCCAGATTCCTGGTGGACTTGAAAATCCGTATACCACCCTGACGGCATTG GACCTCACTAAGAAATGGAGCGATGTTAGGCAGTTGGTGCCTCAGCGTGACGGTACACTTGCCGCTGAACTACGCAAACAACAAA ATAATGAAATGTTGCGCCGGCAATTTGCTGAGAAGGCTAACGCCGTTGGACCTTGGATGGAACGGCAGTTGGACGCAGTGACTGCAATCGGTATGGGTCTACAAGGTACCCTTGAAGATCAACTTCACCGATTGAAGGAATATGAATCAGCTGTATACCAATACAAGGCACATCTTGAAGAATTGGAGAAGATTCACCAAGCTGTACAAGAGGGAATGATATTCGAGAATCGGTATACCCAGTACACTATGGAAACTCTTCGCGTTGGTTGGGAACAGTTGCTAACTTCAATTAATCGCAATATCAATGAAGTCGAAAACCAGATTCTCACTCGAGACTCAAAG ggaATAACGCAGGATCAGTTGAACGAATTCCGTAGTAGTTTCAACCACTTTGATAAGAACAGGACAGGTCGTCTTGCACCAGATGAGTTCAAGTCTTGCCTCGTGTCATTGGGATATTCAATTGGTAAAGACAGGCAGGGAGACATTGACTTCCAGCGTATTCTTGCTATCGTAGATCCCAACAGCTCAGGATTTGTACACTTTGATGCTTTCTTGGACTTTATGACTCGTGAATCCACCGATACTGACACTGCTGAGCAGGTCATCGATAGCTTCCGCATCTTGGCTGGCGATAAG CCATATATCCTCGCTGACGAGTTGAGGAGAGAATTGCCTCCTGATCAGGCTGAATATTGCATCCACCGAATGCCTCCGTTCAAGGGAGCCAATGCCATACCTGGAGCACTGGACTATCGCTCATTTTCTACTGCTCTATACGGAGAGTCTGACCTGTAA
- the LOC105693386 gene encoding alpha-actinin, sarcomeric isoform X1: MNDMEAYGDGYMEPEEEWEREGLLDPAWEKQQKKTFTAWCNSHLRKAGTAIESIEDDFRNGLKLMLLLEVISGETLPRPDRGKMRFHKIANVNKALDYIASKGVKLVSIGAEEIVDGNLKMTLGMIWTIILRFAIQDISVEEMTAKEGLLLWCQRKTAPYKNVNVQNFHLSFKDGLAFCALIHRHRPDLIDYNKLSKDNPLENLNTAFDVAEKYLDIPRMLDPDDLINTPKPDERAIMTYVSCYYHAFQGAQQAETAANRICKVLKVNQENERLMEEYERLASDLLEWIRRTMPWLASRQTDNSLAGCQKKLEEYRTYRRKHKPPRVEQKAKLETNFNTLQTKLRLSNRPAYMPTEGKMVSDINKAWKGLELGEKAFEEWLLSEMMRLERLEHLAQKFKHKADAHEDWTSGKEEMLTSQIFRQCKLNELKALKKKHEAFESDLAAHQDRVEQIAAIAQELNTLEYHDSASVNARCQRICDQWDRLGTLTQRRRQALDEAERILEKIDVLHLEFAKRAAPFNNWLDGTREDLVDMFIVHTMEEIQGLMDAHAAFKATLGEADKEYNSIVGLVREVESIVKQFQIPGGLENPYTTLTALDLTKKWSDVRQLVPQRDGTLAAELRKQQNNEMLRRQFAEKANAVGPWMERQLDAVTAIGMGLQGTLEDQLHRLKEYESAVYQYKAHLEELEKIHQAVQEGMIFENRYTQYTMETLRVGWEQLLTSINRNINEVENQILTRDSKGITQDQLNEFRSSFNHFDKNRTGRLAPDEFKSCLVSLGYSIGKDRQGDIDFQRILAIVDPNSSGFVHFDAFLDFMTRESTDTDTAEQVIDSFRILAGDKPYILADELRRELPPDQAEYCIHRMPPFKGANAIPGALDYRSFSTALYGESDL; the protein is encoded by the exons ATGAACGACATGGAGGCATATGGGGATGGGTACATGGAACCCGAAGAAGAGTGGGAACGCGAGGGTCTCCTAGACCCGGCCTGGGAGAAGCAGCAGAAAAAA ACTTTTACAGCCTGGTGTAACTCACATCTCCGTAAGGCTGGAACTGCGATCGAATCAATCGAAGACGACTTCAGAAATGGGCTGAAGCTTATGTTGCTGCTGGAGGTAATATCCGGCGAGACCCTCCCAAGGCCCGACCGTGGCAAGATGCGTTTCCACAAAATTGCAAATGTGAACAAGGCTCTTGACTACATTGCCAGTAAAGGAGTCAAACTTGTTTCCATTGGTGCCGAAG AAATCGTTGATGGTAACCTGAAGATGACTCTGGGAATGATCTGGACCATCATTCTTAGATTCGCTATCCAAGATATCTCTGTGGAAGAGATGACTGCTAAAGAGGGACTTCTTCTGTGGTGTCAACGTAAGACAGCACCTTATAAGAACGTCAATGTTCAGAACTTCCATCTGTCATTCAAGGATGGATTGGCATTCTGTGCTTTGATCCATCGCCATCGTCCTGACCTCATCGATTACAACAAGCTCAGCAAGGACAATCCTCTGGAAAATTTGAACACCGCTTTCGACGTTGCTGAGAAGTACCTAGATATCCCACGCATGTTGGACCCAGATG ATTTGATCAACACCCCGAAGCCGGATGAACGTGCGATCATGACCTACGTTTCCTGCTACTACCACGCGTTCCAGGGCGCCCAGCAG GCAGAGACTGCTGCCAACAGGATCTGCAAAGTGTTGAAGGTAAATCAGGAAAATGAGAGACTTATGGAGGAGTATGAGCGACTTGCATCAGATTTGTTGGAATGGATAAGGCGAACTATGCCATGGCTAGCAAGTCGCCAGACAGATAATTCGCTGGCTGGATGTCAGAAAAAACTTGAGGAGTACAGGACGTACCGCCGCAAGCACAAGCCCCCTCGTGTCGAACAGAAAGCTAAACTTGAGACCAATTTCAATACTCTGCAAACTAAATTGAGGCTTAGCAATCGTCCTGCTTACATGCCCACTGAAGGAAAGATGGTCTCTGATATCAACAAAGCATGGAAAG GTCTTGAGCTTGGAGAGAAGGCATTCGAAGAATGGCTCCTATCAGAAATGATGCGCCTCGAACGTCTTGAGCATCTTGCTCAAAAGTTCAAGCACAAGGCAGATGCTCATGAAGATTGGACCTCTGGCAAAGAAGAAATGTTGACATCTCAAATCTTCCGTCAGTGTAAACTCAATGAATTAAAggcgctgaaaaaaaaacacgaggcCTTTGAATCTGATCTTGCCGCACACCAGGATAGAGTTGAGCAAATTGCTGCCATTGCTCAGGAGTTAAA CACCCTAGAATACCACGATAGCGCCTCAGTTAATGCAAGGTGCCAGCGTATCTGTGACCAGTGGGATAGGCTTGGAACCCTGACTCAGCGCAGACGCCAGGCTCTTGATGAAGCGGAAAGAATTCTGGAAAAGATCGATGTCCTTCATCTGGAATTCGCCAAACGTGCCGCG CCCTTCAACAACTGGTTAGATGGCACTCGCGAGGATTTGGTAGACATGTTTATCGTTCACACAATGGAAGAAATTCAAGGACTTATGGATGCTCATGCTGCATTCAAAGCTACGCTAGGAGAGGCTGATAAGGAATACAACTCAATTGTTGGTTTGGTTCGCGAAGTCGAGTCAATAGTTAAACAGTTCCAGATTCCTGGTGGACTTGAAAATCCGTATACCACCCTGACGGCATTG GACCTCACTAAGAAATGGAGCGATGTTAGGCAGTTGGTGCCTCAGCGTGACGGTACACTTGCCGCTGAACTACGCAAACAACAAA ATAATGAAATGTTGCGCCGGCAATTTGCTGAGAAGGCTAACGCCGTTGGACCTTGGATGGAACGGCAGTTGGACGCAGTGACTGCAATCGGTATGGGTCTACAAGGTACCCTTGAAGATCAACTTCACCGATTGAAGGAATATGAATCAGCTGTATACCAATACAAGGCACATCTTGAAGAATTGGAGAAGATTCACCAAGCTGTACAAGAGGGAATGATATTCGAGAATCGGTATACCCAGTACACTATGGAAACTCTTCGCGTTGGTTGGGAACAGTTGCTAACTTCAATTAATCGCAATATCAATGAAGTCGAAAACCAGATTCTCACTCGAGACTCAAAG ggaATAACGCAGGATCAGTTGAACGAATTCCGTAGTAGTTTCAACCACTTTGATAAGAACAGGACAGGTCGTCTTGCACCAGATGAGTTCAAGTCTTGCCTCGTGTCATTGGGATATTCAATTGGTAAAGACAGGCAGGGAGACATTGACTTCCAGCGTATTCTTGCTATCGTAGATCCCAACAGCTCAGGATTTGTACACTTTGATGCTTTCTTGGACTTTATGACTCGTGAATCCACCGATACTGACACTGCTGAGCAGGTCATCGATAGCTTCCGCATCTTGGCTGGCGATAAG CCATATATCCTCGCTGACGAGTTGAGGAGAGAATTGCCTCCTGATCAGGCTGAATATTGCATCCACCGAATGCCTCCGTTCAAGGGAGCCAATGCCATACCTGGAGCACTGGACTATCGCTCATTTTCTACTGCTCTATACGGAGAGTCTGACCTGTAA
- the LOC105693388 gene encoding uncharacterized protein C19orf47 homolog: MAVSLSAYWVKFFIGAGFPQDVATKHAVVFSNNRIHPDMLPELDKPSLKEMGITLMGDMIAILRYAKKVVEETTCEKFLVDSEGSIVSKVTSKPVLKKPILKMVTRSALPGKAKPESQITSKLLKSTENPPTISATATKKKPAVAAKVISHYMEKPKTTVALKRKLESCSDEYGSDASNEDWDNNNPKKMLPENDEVGYKVIMPKGTTLRSQKILKKVIDQKKTVFDRLGDTSVTSTTNLAETAAPTFNVTGLGKEVFKRNSSVFNRLGDKDGKKEQLPYVGILKNGTSNNTTTPGILKNSPTRVGNTILTTKKVIKVTSKPTGTMRADQEKKKNTIVNKTKQLVKLNKKITFNNSSPTTAKVVRKTATSSKLASEQVSPLPAKARLGITSTSPVKQVTFNKTAMVARLVKPGVFSRLGV; encoded by the exons ATGGCGGTCTCCCTGTCAG CATATTGGGTGAAATTCTTCATCGGAGCTGGATTTCCTCAGGATGTTGCGACAAAACATGCAGTTGTATTTTCAAACAATCGAATCCATCCAGACATGCTCCCGGAACTTGACAAACCCAGCCTCAAAGAGATGGGGATCACACTGATGGGTGACATGATCGCAATCTTAAGATATGCTAAAAAAGTTGTAGAGGAAACAACttgcgagaaatttttggtgGACTCCGAGGGCTCGATTGTCTCAAAGGTTACTTCCAAGCCAGTGCTGAAAAAGCCAATATTAAAAATGGTAACGAGAAGTGCCTTGCCTGGAAAAGCGAAACCTGAATCACAGATCACatcaaaattgttgaaaagcaCAGAAAATCCTCCGACTATATCAGCTACAGCAACTAAAAAGAAACCTGCTGTGGCAGCTAAAGTCATATCACATTACATGGAAAAACCTAAAACAACGGTTGCACTCAAACGAAAATTAGAATCATGTTCCGATGAGTACGGTAGCGATGCTAGCAATGAAGACTGGGACAATAATAATCCAAAGAAAATGTTACCCGAGAATGATGAAGTTGGTTATAAGGTGATAATGCCAAAGGGCACGACGTTgcggagtcaaaaaatactaaaaaaaGTCATAGATCAAAAAAAGACTGTGTTTGATCGGCTTGGCGATACATCTGTGACTAGTACCACCAATTTGGCGGAGACTGCGGCACCTACGTTCAATGTCACAGGTTTAGGAAAAGAAGTattcaaaagaaattcaagTGTATTCAACAGGCTAGGAGATAAAGACGGTAAAAAAGAGCAATTACCTTACGtgggaattttgaaaaatggcaCATCTAATAATACGACAACACCTGGGATTTTAAAAAACTCGCCAACCAGAGTGGGAAATACAATTTtaacgacaaaaaaagttatcaaaGTAACATCCAAGCCAACGGGGACAATGCGTGCGGAccaggagaaaaagaaaaatacgataGTCAATAAAACGAAGCAGTTGGTCAAGTTAAATAAGAAAATCACTTTTAATAATAGCTCACCTACCACTGCCAAAGTTGTGAGAAAAACTGCAACTTCTAGCAAATTAG CTTCTGAGCAAGTATCCCCACTACCCGCAAAAGCACGACTTGGTATTACGAGCACATCACCAGTTAAACAAGTGACATTTAACAAGACTGCGATGGTTGCACGACTCGTGAAGCCTGGCGTATTCAGCAGACTTGGTGTCTAA
- the LOC105693386 gene encoding alpha-actinin, sarcomeric isoform X2, whose translation MNDMEAYGDGYMEPEEEWEREGLLDPAWEKQQKKTFTAWCNSHLRKAGTAIESIEDDFRNGLKLMLLLEVISGETLPRPDRGKMRFHKIANVNKALDYIASKGVKLVSIGAEEIVDGNLKMTLGMIWTIILRFAIQDISVEEMTAKEGLLLWCQRKTAPYKNVNVQNFHLSFKDGLAFCALIHRHRPDLIDYNKLSKDNPLENLNTAFDVAEKYLDIPRMLDPDDMRNTAMPDERAVMTYVSSYYHCFSGAQKAETAANRICKVLKVNQENERLMEEYERLASDLLEWIRRTMPWLASRQTDNSLAGCQKKLEEYRTYRRKHKPPRVEQKAKLETNFNTLQTKLRLSNRPAYMPTEGKMVSDINKAWKGLELGEKAFEEWLLSEMMRLERLEHLAQKFKHKADAHEDWTSGKEEMLTSQIFRQCKLNELKALKKKHEAFESDLAAHQDRVEQIAAIAQELNTLEYHDSASVNARCQRICDQWDRLGTLTQRRRQALDEAERILEKIDVLHLEFAKRAAPFNNWLDGTREDLVDMFIVHTMEEIQGLMDAHAAFKATLGEADKEYNSIVGLVREVESIVKQFQIPGGLENPYTTLTALDLTKKWSDVRQLVPQRDGTLAAELRKQQNNEMLRRQFAEKANAVGPWMERQLDAVTAIGMGLQGTLEDQLHRLKEYESAVYQYKAHLEELEKIHQAVQEGMIFENRYTQYTMETLRVGWEQLLTSINRNINEVENQILTRDSKGITQDQLNEFRSSFNHFDKNRTGRLAPDEFKSCLVSLGYSIGKDRQGDIDFQRILAIVDPNSSGFVHFDAFLDFMTRESTDTDTAEQVIDSFRILAGDKPYILADELRRELPPDQAEYCIHRMPPFKGANAIPGALDYRSFSTALYGESDL comes from the exons ATGAACGACATGGAGGCATATGGGGATGGGTACATGGAACCCGAAGAAGAGTGGGAACGCGAGGGTCTCCTAGACCCGGCCTGGGAGAAGCAGCAGAAAAAA ACTTTTACAGCCTGGTGTAACTCACATCTCCGTAAGGCTGGAACTGCGATCGAATCAATCGAAGACGACTTCAGAAATGGGCTGAAGCTTATGTTGCTGCTGGAGGTAATATCCGGCGAGACCCTCCCAAGGCCCGACCGTGGCAAGATGCGTTTCCACAAAATTGCAAATGTGAACAAGGCTCTTGACTACATTGCCAGTAAAGGAGTCAAACTTGTTTCCATTGGTGCCGAAG AAATCGTTGATGGTAACCTGAAGATGACTCTGGGAATGATCTGGACCATCATTCTTAGATTCGCTATCCAAGATATCTCTGTGGAAGAGATGACTGCTAAAGAGGGACTTCTTCTGTGGTGTCAACGTAAGACAGCACCTTATAAGAACGTCAATGTTCAGAACTTCCATCTGTCATTCAAGGATGGATTGGCATTCTGTGCTTTGATCCATCGCCATCGTCCTGACCTCATCGATTACAACAAGCTCAGCAAGGACAATCCTCTGGAAAATTTGAACACCGCTTTCGACGTTGCTGAGAAGTACCTAGATATCCCACGCATGTTGGACCCAGATG ACATGAGAAATACTGCTATGCCTGACGAGAGAGCAGTGATGACTTATGTATCGTCATACTACCATTGCTTTAGTGGCGCTCAGAAg GCAGAGACTGCTGCCAACAGGATCTGCAAAGTGTTGAAGGTAAATCAGGAAAATGAGAGACTTATGGAGGAGTATGAGCGACTTGCATCAGATTTGTTGGAATGGATAAGGCGAACTATGCCATGGCTAGCAAGTCGCCAGACAGATAATTCGCTGGCTGGATGTCAGAAAAAACTTGAGGAGTACAGGACGTACCGCCGCAAGCACAAGCCCCCTCGTGTCGAACAGAAAGCTAAACTTGAGACCAATTTCAATACTCTGCAAACTAAATTGAGGCTTAGCAATCGTCCTGCTTACATGCCCACTGAAGGAAAGATGGTCTCTGATATCAACAAAGCATGGAAAG GTCTTGAGCTTGGAGAGAAGGCATTCGAAGAATGGCTCCTATCAGAAATGATGCGCCTCGAACGTCTTGAGCATCTTGCTCAAAAGTTCAAGCACAAGGCAGATGCTCATGAAGATTGGACCTCTGGCAAAGAAGAAATGTTGACATCTCAAATCTTCCGTCAGTGTAAACTCAATGAATTAAAggcgctgaaaaaaaaacacgaggcCTTTGAATCTGATCTTGCCGCACACCAGGATAGAGTTGAGCAAATTGCTGCCATTGCTCAGGAGTTAAA CACCCTAGAATACCACGATAGCGCCTCAGTTAATGCAAGGTGCCAGCGTATCTGTGACCAGTGGGATAGGCTTGGAACCCTGACTCAGCGCAGACGCCAGGCTCTTGATGAAGCGGAAAGAATTCTGGAAAAGATCGATGTCCTTCATCTGGAATTCGCCAAACGTGCCGCG CCCTTCAACAACTGGTTAGATGGCACTCGCGAGGATTTGGTAGACATGTTTATCGTTCACACAATGGAAGAAATTCAAGGACTTATGGATGCTCATGCTGCATTCAAAGCTACGCTAGGAGAGGCTGATAAGGAATACAACTCAATTGTTGGTTTGGTTCGCGAAGTCGAGTCAATAGTTAAACAGTTCCAGATTCCTGGTGGACTTGAAAATCCGTATACCACCCTGACGGCATTG GACCTCACTAAGAAATGGAGCGATGTTAGGCAGTTGGTGCCTCAGCGTGACGGTACACTTGCCGCTGAACTACGCAAACAACAAA ATAATGAAATGTTGCGCCGGCAATTTGCTGAGAAGGCTAACGCCGTTGGACCTTGGATGGAACGGCAGTTGGACGCAGTGACTGCAATCGGTATGGGTCTACAAGGTACCCTTGAAGATCAACTTCACCGATTGAAGGAATATGAATCAGCTGTATACCAATACAAGGCACATCTTGAAGAATTGGAGAAGATTCACCAAGCTGTACAAGAGGGAATGATATTCGAGAATCGGTATACCCAGTACACTATGGAAACTCTTCGCGTTGGTTGGGAACAGTTGCTAACTTCAATTAATCGCAATATCAATGAAGTCGAAAACCAGATTCTCACTCGAGACTCAAAG ggaATAACGCAGGATCAGTTGAACGAATTCCGTAGTAGTTTCAACCACTTTGATAAGAACAGGACAGGTCGTCTTGCACCAGATGAGTTCAAGTCTTGCCTCGTGTCATTGGGATATTCAATTGGTAAAGACAGGCAGGGAGACATTGACTTCCAGCGTATTCTTGCTATCGTAGATCCCAACAGCTCAGGATTTGTACACTTTGATGCTTTCTTGGACTTTATGACTCGTGAATCCACCGATACTGACACTGCTGAGCAGGTCATCGATAGCTTCCGCATCTTGGCTGGCGATAAG CCATATATCCTCGCTGACGAGTTGAGGAGAGAATTGCCTCCTGATCAGGCTGAATATTGCATCCACCGAATGCCTCCGTTCAAGGGAGCCAATGCCATACCTGGAGCACTGGACTATCGCTCATTTTCTACTGCTCTATACGGAGAGTCTGACCTGTAA